DNA sequence from the Myxococcaceae bacterium JPH2 genome:
GCACCAGCGAGCCCACATGGCGGACACCTCCACGCGCGTACCACCGCAAGGTGTGACACGCCCGAGCTGCCCCTCAAGCGGGGGCGGCGGACGGAGCGAGGGCTCGGCGCGTCACCCGCGCCACAGCTGGCTCCAGAGGAAGCGCAGGTTGGCGGGGCGCTCGGCCAGTCGGCGCATGAGATACGGATACCAGGCGCGGCCATACGGCACATAAATCCGCACCGGATAGCCCTCGCGCGCCAGGGCGAGCTGCAAGTCCCGGCGGATGCCGAGGAGCATCTGGAACTCGAAGGCGCCCTTGGGCAGCCCGCGCGCCAGGGCGTGTGCCCGCGTGGCGTCAATCATTCGCTCGTCATGCGTGGCGATGCCATGGCGCACGCCGCTGTCGAGCAACACGCGCATGCAGCGCACGAAGTTCGCGTCCACGTCTGCCTTGTCCGGGAAGGCGACGTCGGGACGCTCCAGGTAGGCGCCCTTGCACAAGCGGATCCGCACCCGCTCGGCGCACAGGGCCCGGGCATCCGCCTCCGTGCGGCGCAGCGCGCTTTGAAGCACCGCGCCCACGTGCGCCTCACCGAACTCCGCGTGCAGCGCCCGCACGAGGTCCAGCGTCACCTGCGTCACCGCCGCATGCTCCATGTCCACACGCACGAAGGAGCCGCGCGCGGCCGCCTCGGCCACCACCTCGCGTGCATGGGCGAGCGCCAGCGCGGGGGAGAGCAGCAGACCGCACTGCGTGAGCTTCAGCGACACGTGAGCCTTCACCCCGGACGCGTCGATTCGCTGCAGCAGGCGTTTGTATTCAACGACCTCCTCGTGGGCCTCGGCCTCGCCGCGCACGGCTTCGTTGAGATGATCCACGCTGGCTTGCAACCCTTGCTCCGCCAGGGCTCGCGCGGTGTCCACCGCGTCCTCCCACGTCTCGCCCGCGACGAAGCGCCGAGCCAGCTCGCGCAGGGGCCGCAGCTTGAGGGCGGCGTCCTTCAAGCCCTGTCTTCGGGAGAGAAAGAGCAGGGTGGCGCGGGGCAGGGCGTGGGCGGTCATGGTGGAGCGCTCGGGTTCAATCCAGATGTCGGCTGAGGAAGTCTCCAACGCAGGCGTTGAGGGCTTGGGGATGGCTCATGTAAGGCAGATGGCTGGCCTCGGGGAGCAGCTCCATGCGCGCGCCAGGGATTCGCGCCGCCACCTCCCGCGCGGCCCACACGGGCACGAGCAGGTCCTTCTGTCCCTGGATGATGAGCGTGGGCGCTTGGATTTCGGAGAGCCGGTCCGTGAGGTCCGCGGCCAAGACGTCCCGCAGTCGGCGGAGCAGCTCCGTGGGAGACATCCGCCGCGCCTCGCGGACAATCTCCGCTCGCCCTTCGGCGGGAAGCGCGGCCCCGCCGAGCACGTGCGCGACCAGCGGCGCGAAGACATACGCCAGCGGCCGAGGCGCCCGGACGAGCGTGGACAACATCAGCGCCAGCCGCCGCACCCGCCGCACGCCGCCCACGGGAGACACCAACACCAGCGCCTTGACTCGCGAGGGGTAGCGCAGCGCGAAGGTCATGGCCAGCAGGCTTCCATAGGAAGACCCCAGCAAGGCGAAGCGCTCCGGGAGCCGCGCATCGGGATGGGCCAGGACCTCCTGGTTCCAGCGCAGCGGTGTCTGTCCCGACGGCGTGTGCAGGGGCGGGGTCCACAACAACAGCCGCAGCGTGCTCGCCAGCGGCGCCAGGGGGGCAAAGGAGCGGCCACTGGCGCCCAAGCCGGGCAGACACACCACGGTGCGCGCCGCGTCCGCGCAGCCCCCGGGAAAGGTGAACAGCCGCACGGGTGAGCCCCGCACC
Encoded proteins:
- a CDS encoding proline dehydrogenase family protein, with amino-acid sequence MTAHALPRATLLFLSRRQGLKDAALKLRPLRELARRFVAGETWEDAVDTARALAEQGLQASVDHLNEAVRGEAEAHEEVVEYKRLLQRIDASGVKAHVSLKLTQCGLLLSPALALAHAREVVAEAAARGSFVRVDMEHAAVTQVTLDLVRALHAEFGEAHVGAVLQSALRRTEADARALCAERVRIRLCKGAYLERPDVAFPDKADVDANFVRCMRVLLDSGVRHGIATHDERMIDATRAHALARGLPKGAFEFQMLLGIRRDLQLALAREGYPVRIYVPYGRAWYPYLMRRLAERPANLRFLWSQLWRG
- a CDS encoding alpha/beta hydrolase, which translates into the protein MTTDEATRPHLVPDLEDIQHGYALPCELREVRGSPVRLFTFPGGCADAARTVVCLPGLGASGRSFAPLAPLASTLRLLLWTPPLHTPSGQTPLRWNQEVLAHPDARLPERFALLGSSYGSLLAMTFALRYPSRVKALVLVSPVGGVRRVRRLALMLSTLVRAPRPLAYVFAPLVAHVLGGAALPAEGRAEIVREARRMSPTELLRRLRDVLAADLTDRLSEIQAPTLIIQGQKDLLVPVWAAREVAARIPGARMELLPEASHLPYMSHPQALNACVGDFLSRHLD